A single region of the Thermoanaerobaculum aquaticum genome encodes:
- a CDS encoding potassium channel family protein, with the protein MSRFAVIGLGRFGATLASRLYELGHEVLGVDSSEELVQAFRDRMSEVAVVDARDKAQLRALGLKDFDTVIISVGEHLEASTLAALYCKELGVRVIARAVNEDHGKILEALGVDEVIYPERDMALRLAERLSSKNLLDFVSLGPEFSIVEVAAPASFIGRSLAELDIRRRFGVHVIAVRDVLTENVTPAPPPDAKIRDSDVLVVLGGREELERFQRVK; encoded by the coding sequence ATGTCTCGCTTTGCGGTCATTGGCCTTGGCCGTTTTGGTGCCACGCTGGCCAGCCGTCTTTACGAGCTCGGGCACGAAGTCCTGGGGGTGGACTCCAGCGAGGAGCTGGTGCAGGCGTTTCGGGACCGCATGAGCGAGGTGGCGGTGGTGGACGCCCGGGACAAGGCGCAACTGCGCGCCCTGGGGCTCAAGGACTTCGACACCGTCATCATTTCCGTGGGTGAGCACCTGGAGGCTTCCACCCTGGCGGCGCTGTACTGCAAGGAGCTGGGGGTGAGGGTGATTGCCCGGGCGGTGAACGAGGACCACGGCAAGATCCTGGAGGCCCTGGGGGTGGACGAGGTCATTTACCCCGAACGGGACATGGCCCTGCGCTTGGCGGAAAGGCTATCCTCCAAGAACCTTCTGGACTTCGTTTCCCTGGGCCCGGAGTTTTCCATTGTGGAGGTGGCGGCGCCCGCCAGCTTCATCGGCAGGTCTTTAGCCGAGCTGGACATCCGCCGGAGGTTCGGGGTGCACGTCATTGCCGTCCGCGACGTGCTCACCGAAAACGTCACGCCGGCCCCCCCTCCTGACGCCAAAATCCGGGACTCTGACGTGCTGGTGGTGCTGGGGGGGCGGGAGGAGCTGGAGCGCTTCCAGCGGGTGAAGTAG
- the ppdK gene encoding pyruvate, phosphate dikinase: MQKMVYLFGGGSAEGNAKMKELLGGKGANLAEMAGIGLPVPPGFTITTEVCTHVMKFGSYPEGLKEQVAQGLAHIERLTGKKFGDAQNPLLVSVRSGARASMPGMMDTILNLGLNDQTVQGLIAQTGNPRFAYDCYRRFVAMYGDVVLGCKPQGKDEIDPFEAVLEEVKHKKGVRYDTELTAEDLKELVVRFKEVVLKRTGKTFPESPEEQLWGAIAAVFNSWNNERAIAYRKLNNIPDDWGTAVNVQAMVYGNMGEDSGTGVAFTRDPATGENVFYGEFLVNAQGEDVVAGVRTPRPVKELAQVFPEVYQQLLEVRRTLETHLKDMQDFEFTVERGKLYMLQTRNGKRTGLAAIRIAVDMVEEGLITPEEALKRVEPEQLNQLLRPIFDPQALRQAREEKRVVAKGLPAGPGAASGRVVFNAPDAEEWAARGEKVLLVRIETSPEDIKGMNAAVGILTARGGMTSHAALVARQMGKTCVVGCEALKVDYKARTVTVDSTVIREGDWVSIDGFTGEVILGKLETRPSEVVQVLIEKSLAPEKSSSYHYFSRLMEWADKVRRLRVRANADQPDQAANAVAFGAEGIGLCRTEHMFFGGDRITAMREMILASTPEERQKALDKLLPMQREDFVGIFRVMGERPVTIRTLDPPLHEFLPHTEAEQREVAEAMGVPVEAIRAKVAELHEANPMLGHRGCRLGIVYPEITRMQARAILEAACQVKKEGIDVHPEIMIPLVGNVRELTDQARHVREVAEQVFAEQGVRVDYLVGTMIEVPRAALTAGEIAREAEFFSFGTNDLTQTTLGVSRDDAGKFLPVYLEREIWPADPFATLDVEGVGRLVEMGTQRGRATRANLKVGICGEHGGDPASVAFCHRVGLDYVSCSPFRIPVARLAAARAALGLERG, encoded by the coding sequence ATGCAAAAGATGGTGTACCTGTTTGGGGGTGGCAGCGCCGAAGGCAACGCCAAGATGAAGGAGCTTTTGGGCGGCAAGGGTGCCAACCTGGCGGAAATGGCCGGCATTGGTTTGCCGGTGCCGCCGGGCTTCACCATTACCACCGAGGTTTGCACCCACGTGATGAAGTTTGGCTCCTACCCCGAAGGCCTCAAGGAGCAGGTGGCCCAGGGGCTGGCCCACATTGAGCGCTTGACCGGCAAAAAGTTCGGCGATGCGCAAAACCCGCTTTTGGTTTCGGTGCGCTCGGGGGCCCGGGCGTCCATGCCCGGCATGATGGACACCATCCTCAACCTGGGGCTCAACGACCAAACGGTGCAGGGCCTCATTGCCCAAACCGGCAACCCCCGTTTTGCCTACGACTGCTACCGCCGGTTTGTGGCCATGTACGGGGACGTGGTGTTGGGGTGCAAGCCCCAGGGCAAGGACGAAATTGACCCCTTTGAGGCTGTCCTGGAGGAGGTCAAGCACAAAAAGGGCGTGCGCTACGACACCGAGCTCACCGCCGAGGACCTCAAGGAGCTGGTGGTGCGCTTCAAAGAGGTGGTGCTCAAGCGCACCGGCAAGACCTTCCCCGAGTCGCCGGAAGAGCAGCTCTGGGGCGCCATTGCTGCGGTTTTCAACTCCTGGAACAACGAGCGGGCCATTGCCTACCGCAAGCTCAACAACATCCCCGATGACTGGGGCACGGCGGTGAACGTGCAGGCCATGGTGTACGGCAACATGGGGGAGGATTCCGGCACGGGGGTGGCCTTTACCCGCGATCCGGCCACCGGCGAAAACGTCTTTTACGGCGAGTTTTTGGTGAACGCCCAGGGGGAGGACGTGGTGGCCGGGGTGCGGACGCCGCGGCCGGTGAAGGAGCTGGCCCAGGTGTTCCCCGAGGTGTACCAGCAGCTTCTGGAAGTGCGGCGCACCCTGGAAACCCACCTCAAGGACATGCAGGACTTCGAGTTCACCGTGGAGCGCGGCAAGCTCTACATGCTGCAAACCCGCAACGGCAAGCGCACCGGGCTTGCTGCCATCCGCATTGCCGTGGACATGGTGGAGGAAGGGCTCATTACCCCGGAGGAGGCCTTAAAGCGCGTGGAGCCGGAGCAGCTCAACCAGCTCCTGCGGCCCATCTTTGACCCCCAGGCCCTGCGCCAGGCCCGGGAGGAAAAGCGGGTGGTGGCCAAGGGCCTCCCCGCCGGTCCCGGCGCGGCTTCCGGGCGGGTGGTGTTTAACGCTCCTGACGCTGAGGAGTGGGCTGCCCGCGGCGAGAAGGTGCTTTTGGTGCGCATTGAAACCAGCCCCGAGGACATCAAGGGCATGAACGCCGCGGTGGGCATCCTCACGGCCCGGGGCGGCATGACCTCCCATGCGGCCCTGGTGGCCCGCCAGATGGGCAAAACCTGCGTGGTGGGGTGCGAAGCCCTGAAGGTGGACTACAAGGCCCGCACCGTTACCGTGGACTCCACCGTCATCCGCGAAGGCGATTGGGTTTCCATTGACGGCTTTACCGGCGAAGTGATCCTGGGCAAGCTGGAAACCAGGCCCTCGGAAGTGGTGCAGGTTCTCATCGAAAAGAGCCTGGCGCCGGAAAAATCCAGCTCCTACCACTACTTCTCCCGGCTCATGGAGTGGGCGGACAAGGTTCGCCGGCTGCGGGTGAGGGCCAACGCCGATCAGCCCGATCAAGCCGCCAACGCCGTGGCCTTTGGTGCCGAGGGCATCGGTCTTTGCCGCACCGAGCACATGTTCTTTGGCGGCGACCGCATCACCGCCATGCGGGAAATGATCCTGGCTTCCACCCCGGAGGAGCGGCAGAAGGCCTTGGACAAGCTCCTGCCCATGCAGCGGGAGGACTTTGTGGGCATCTTCCGGGTCATGGGTGAGCGCCCGGTGACGATCCGCACCCTGGATCCGCCGCTGCACGAGTTCTTACCCCACACCGAAGCCGAACAGAGAGAAGTGGCGGAAGCCATGGGGGTGCCGGTGGAAGCCATCCGCGCCAAGGTGGCGGAGCTGCACGAGGCCAACCCCATGCTGGGCCACCGGGGCTGCCGGTTGGGCATCGTGTACCCCGAGATCACCCGCATGCAGGCCCGCGCTATCCTGGAAGCGGCATGCCAGGTGAAGAAGGAAGGGATTGACGTGCACCCGGAAATCATGATCCCCCTGGTGGGCAACGTCCGTGAGCTCACCGACCAGGCCCGCCACGTGCGGGAGGTGGCGGAGCAGGTGTTTGCCGAGCAAGGTGTGCGGGTGGACTATCTGGTGGGCACCATGATCGAGGTGCCCCGGGCTGCCCTCACCGCCGGGGAAATTGCCCGCGAGGCGGAGTTCTTCTCGTTTGGCACCAACGACCTTACCCAGACCACCCTGGGGGTTTCCCGGGATGACGCCGGCAAGTTCCTGCCGGTGTACCTGGAACGGGAAATTTGGCCGGCCGACCCCTTTGCCACCCTGGACGTGGAGGGCGTGGGGCGGCTGGTGGAAATGGGGACCCAACGGGGGCGGGCCACCCGCGCCAACCTCAAGGTGGGCATTTGCGGTGAGCACGGCGGTGACCCGGCCTCGGTGGCCTTCTGCCACCGGGTGGGGCTGGATTACGTGTCCTGCTCGCCGTTCCGCATCCCGGTGGCGCGCCTGGCGGCAGCCCGCGCGGCCCTGGGGCTTGAGCGAGGCTAG